The proteins below come from a single Mesobacillus jeotgali genomic window:
- a CDS encoding acyl-CoA dehydrogenase family protein encodes MKHPYLTDDHEIFRRSLRKFLEKEAYPFYEQWEEERMIPRSFWEKMGEQGYLCPDIDEEYGGSEVDWGFAVVINEELERVGSGLVGVGLHNDIVVPYITAYGTEEQKKRWLPKCTTGEIITAIAMTEPGTGSDLANIQTTAILDGDHYILNGQKTFITNGIQSDLIVVACKTDPKANPKHKGVSLLVVERDTPGFSRGRKLNKVGLHCQDTAELIFEDCRVPKENLLGEEGKGFLYLMEKLQQERLLVAIAAQTASEVMLKQTIEYVKSREAFGKPVSKFQNTQFKIVEMATEIEMGRAFLDQLIAEHIEGKDVVTKVSMAKWKLTDSARKIAAECMQLHGGYGYMEEYEIARRFRDIPVASIYAGTNEIMKTIIAKNLGL; translated from the coding sequence ATGAAGCATCCTTATTTAACGGATGACCATGAAATTTTTCGCAGGTCACTGAGGAAGTTTTTAGAGAAGGAGGCATATCCATTTTACGAACAGTGGGAGGAAGAGCGAATGATTCCGCGATCCTTCTGGGAGAAAATGGGCGAGCAGGGCTATCTCTGTCCTGATATCGATGAAGAATACGGGGGCAGTGAAGTCGACTGGGGATTTGCAGTTGTCATCAATGAAGAGCTTGAGCGGGTGGGCTCAGGCCTGGTTGGTGTAGGTTTGCATAATGACATCGTGGTTCCTTATATCACTGCTTATGGAACAGAGGAGCAGAAAAAACGCTGGCTGCCAAAATGTACGACTGGAGAAATTATCACGGCGATTGCAATGACAGAGCCAGGGACAGGGTCAGATCTGGCAAACATACAGACAACAGCAATCCTGGATGGCGACCACTATATTTTAAATGGGCAAAAGACATTCATCACCAACGGAATCCAGTCTGATTTGATTGTCGTAGCCTGCAAAACCGACCCAAAGGCGAATCCCAAGCATAAAGGTGTCAGCCTGCTAGTCGTTGAGCGGGATACACCAGGTTTTTCCCGAGGGAGGAAGCTGAATAAGGTGGGGCTGCACTGTCAGGATACGGCAGAGCTTATCTTCGAAGATTGCCGAGTTCCAAAGGAAAATCTGCTGGGTGAGGAAGGGAAGGGCTTCCTTTATCTAATGGAAAAGCTCCAGCAGGAACGACTGCTTGTTGCGATTGCCGCCCAGACGGCATCCGAGGTCATGCTGAAGCAGACAATCGAGTATGTAAAAAGCCGTGAAGCATTTGGCAAACCGGTCAGCAAGTTCCAGAATACGCAATTCAAGATTGTCGAGATGGCGACAGAAATCGAAATGGGCAGAGCTTTCCTTGACCAGCTGATTGCCGAGCATATTGAAGGCAAGGATGTTGTCACAAAGGTATCGATGGCGAAGTGGAAGCTGACAGACAGCGCGAGGAAAATCGCTGCAGAATGCATGCAGCTCCACGGTGGCTATGGATACATGGAAGAATACGAGATTGCGAGAAGGTTCCGTGATATCCCGGTTGCCAGCATCTATGCCGGAACAAACGAAATCATGAAAACCATCATTGCAAAAAACCTGGGATTGTAA
- a CDS encoding thiolase family protein: MREVVIVEAVRTPVGRRKGLLKDIRPDELAAGVLKEVVKRAGIDAGLVEDVILGCVTQSGEQAGDIARVAALTAGFPIEVPGTTIDRQCGSSQQAVHFAAQAILAGDMDVVIAGGVENMTRVPMGSNYQEANPFSPKLREQYEMIHQGLSAERIAEKYGFTRRELDEFSAESHRRALKAQAEGYFKKEIMPLEVTLENGETTLVTEDSGPREGTTPEVLAGLKTVFKEDGVIHAGNSSQISDGAGAILLMSREKAEELGLKPRFKVHTRVVVGSDPTLMLTGPIPATEKVLKKAGLKLEDIDVFEVNEAFAPVPMAWLKETGADPAKLNPNGGAIALGHPLGASGARLMISMMSELERSGGRYGLQTMCEGHGMANATIIERLD, from the coding sequence ATGCGTGAAGTCGTAATCGTTGAAGCTGTCAGGACGCCTGTCGGCAGAAGAAAAGGGTTATTGAAGGATATCAGGCCGGATGAGCTGGCTGCAGGGGTTTTAAAAGAGGTTGTGAAGCGGGCCGGAATCGATGCAGGACTTGTTGAAGATGTCATCCTCGGTTGTGTAACACAGTCAGGAGAACAGGCTGGTGATATTGCAAGGGTAGCGGCTTTGACAGCCGGTTTCCCAATTGAAGTACCGGGAACAACGATTGACCGTCAATGCGGATCGAGCCAGCAGGCAGTCCATTTTGCGGCCCAGGCAATCCTTGCAGGGGACATGGATGTCGTCATTGCCGGCGGCGTTGAGAATATGACACGTGTTCCGATGGGCTCCAATTACCAGGAAGCCAACCCTTTCAGCCCTAAACTAAGAGAGCAATACGAGATGATCCATCAGGGTCTATCCGCAGAACGGATTGCGGAGAAATACGGTTTTACCCGCCGGGAACTTGATGAATTTTCTGCTGAAAGCCATCGCCGGGCTTTGAAGGCGCAGGCAGAGGGTTATTTTAAAAAAGAAATCATGCCGCTCGAGGTCACCCTCGAAAATGGTGAAACAACTTTGGTGACGGAAGATTCAGGTCCTCGCGAAGGAACGACACCTGAAGTTTTGGCCGGGTTGAAAACGGTCTTTAAAGAAGACGGTGTCATCCATGCCGGGAACTCGAGCCAGATCAGTGACGGAGCAGGTGCCATATTGTTGATGAGCCGTGAAAAAGCTGAAGAGTTAGGCTTAAAGCCGCGCTTTAAGGTTCACACCAGGGTTGTGGTAGGGTCAGATCCGACGCTGATGCTGACAGGACCGATTCCGGCAACGGAAAAAGTCCTCAAAAAAGCCGGCCTGAAGCTGGAGGATATTGATGTCTTCGAGGTAAACGAAGCATTTGCTCCTGTACCGATGGCATGGCTGAAAGAAACGGGAGCAGATCCTGCAAAACTTAATCCGAATGGCGGAGCAATCGCGCTAGGCCATCCTCTTGGAGCGAGCGGCGCCCGCCTGATGATTTCAATGATGTCCGAACTTGAGAGGAGCGGCGGACGCTACGGCCTGCAGACAATGTGCGAAGGGCACGGCATGGCAAACGCCACTATTATCGAACGTCTAGATTAA
- a CDS encoding fatty acid--CoA ligase, whose amino-acid sequence MSTTIGKIFDLTVMKFPNKEALYDVRKNVRFTYSEWNDEVNRLANALLAEGVKKGDRVSTFTFNTEELGTAFFACAKIGAVFNPTNFRLMGEEVAFILSDAEPKVVLFEKAVEPVIAAIEKRFPHIAFWYIDEDTPEYAQSYHEKVKAAETKPVEIEVDENDLYAIMYTSGTTGRPKGVMHKHRNMVEQSLIVVGSTKLGANDKGLVTAPMFHCAELHCAFLPRIHVGGSNVILHQFAPKKVLELIDSEKITKFFAAPTMWNMLLQENLDDYKIESLKLGLYGAAPMAPSLVHACHDKLGIKLVQAYGMTEMGPAITFLSEDDQLTKAGAAGQACLNHEIRIVRPNEDGPSDPEDVLPPDESGEIIVQGPCMMSGYFNRAEASEKAMHKGWYHSGDIGYLDEEGYLWVKDRVDDMIISGGENIYPREVEDVLHAHEGVLDVAIVGQPDDRWGETVTAFVVKKDSKVTEEELDEWCKNSDSLANYKRPRKYLFVDALPRNASGKIQKFMLRKQMEELFSKGQPT is encoded by the coding sequence ATGAGCACGACGATCGGCAAAATTTTTGACCTAACGGTAATGAAATTCCCGAACAAGGAAGCCCTCTATGATGTCCGCAAAAATGTCCGCTTTACTTATAGTGAATGGAATGATGAAGTGAACAGGCTTGCCAACGCGCTCCTTGCTGAAGGAGTGAAGAAAGGCGACCGAGTTTCTACGTTCACTTTTAATACCGAGGAGTTGGGTACGGCGTTTTTCGCCTGTGCGAAAATTGGTGCAGTCTTCAATCCAACCAATTTCAGGCTGATGGGAGAGGAGGTCGCTTTTATCCTGAGCGATGCCGAGCCGAAGGTCGTCCTCTTTGAAAAAGCGGTTGAGCCAGTCATCGCGGCCATTGAAAAGCGATTCCCGCATATCGCTTTCTGGTATATCGACGAAGATACGCCAGAGTATGCCCAGAGCTATCATGAAAAAGTGAAAGCTGCGGAAACGAAGCCAGTTGAGATTGAAGTAGACGAAAATGATCTGTACGCGATTATGTACACAAGCGGGACAACGGGCAGGCCAAAAGGCGTTATGCACAAGCACCGCAATATGGTCGAGCAGAGTCTCATCGTTGTCGGTTCAACCAAACTGGGTGCAAATGATAAAGGTCTGGTAACTGCACCAATGTTCCACTGTGCCGAGCTCCATTGCGCATTCCTGCCAAGAATCCATGTGGGCGGGAGCAATGTCATTCTCCATCAATTCGCTCCAAAGAAAGTGCTGGAGCTGATTGATTCTGAAAAAATCACGAAGTTCTTCGCGGCTCCTACGATGTGGAATATGCTTCTTCAGGAGAACCTGGACGACTATAAGATCGAAAGTCTGAAACTGGGACTGTACGGAGCTGCCCCTATGGCGCCGTCGCTTGTCCATGCCTGCCATGACAAGCTGGGCATCAAGCTCGTCCAGGCTTATGGAATGACAGAAATGGGTCCTGCAATCACTTTCCTTTCCGAGGATGACCAGCTGACAAAAGCAGGTGCGGCAGGCCAGGCTTGCCTTAACCATGAAATCAGGATTGTCCGGCCGAACGAGGATGGTCCGTCTGACCCCGAAGACGTCCTTCCGCCAGACGAAAGCGGTGAAATCATCGTTCAGGGTCCATGCATGATGTCTGGCTACTTCAACCGTGCAGAGGCTTCCGAAAAAGCGATGCATAAGGGTTGGTATCATTCAGGGGATATCGGCTACCTGGATGAAGAGGGATATCTCTGGGTCAAGGACAGGGTGGATGACATGATCATCAGCGGGGGTGAAAATATTTATCCGCGTGAGGTAGAAGATGTGCTCCATGCCCATGAGGGTGTGCTTGACGTTGCGATAGTCGGCCAGCCGGATGACCGCTGGGGCGAAACGGTGACAGCTTTTGTCGTTAAAAAAGATTCAAAGGTAACAGAAGAGGAATTGGATGAATGGTGCAAAAACAGCGACAGCCTGGCAAATTACAAACGCCCGCGCAAATACCTCTTTGTGGATGCACTTCCTAGGAATGCGAGCGGGAAAATCCAGAAATTCATGCTCAGAAAGCAAATGGAAGAATTGTTTTCAAAAGGGCAGCCGACGTAA
- a CDS encoding CaiB/BaiF CoA transferase family protein yields the protein MLDGIKIVDFTNYIPGPFATLRLAELGAEVVKVEAPEGDPARNTGQGYVFNAHNRGKKSIVINLKQPEGKMLALDLLAKADVVVESFRPGVMDKLGLGYEAVKKVNLGIVYCSVTGYGRDGEMSSLGSHDLNYMSLSGALAQMKDDKGRPVHPTHTFSDYIGGMAASERILAALVARGKTGEGSYHCISIADSMAALMANHVLIEKETGYPNGVSVLNGTVIGYWLYETKDGRYVSLGALESKFWRNFCQAVGREDWLSAHYSRPENTNPVYIELVDLFKSKSLSQWADFGMKVDCCLTPVLEAGELAHYPYWREKNFVLPEGQIKMHGDRPSQTEAAPPKKGEQTDEILQDWLSIKSSKY from the coding sequence ATGTTAGATGGTATTAAAATAGTAGACTTCACCAATTATATCCCCGGACCTTTTGCGACTCTGAGATTAGCAGAGCTTGGGGCTGAGGTTGTCAAAGTCGAAGCGCCGGAGGGAGACCCCGCAAGGAATACAGGGCAAGGATATGTATTTAACGCCCATAACCGCGGCAAGAAGAGTATCGTCATCAACCTGAAGCAGCCAGAAGGCAAGATGCTGGCCCTTGACCTGCTGGCCAAGGCCGATGTAGTTGTTGAGAGCTTCAGGCCGGGAGTGATGGATAAGCTTGGACTTGGTTATGAAGCGGTGAAAAAGGTCAACTTAGGAATCGTCTATTGCTCGGTGACAGGTTACGGCAGGGACGGAGAGATGAGCAGCCTGGGCAGCCATGATCTTAATTATATGAGCTTGAGCGGCGCTTTGGCCCAGATGAAGGACGATAAAGGAAGACCGGTTCATCCAACCCATACCTTTTCTGATTATATCGGGGGAATGGCGGCCAGTGAAAGGATCCTTGCTGCTCTTGTAGCCAGGGGGAAAACCGGTGAGGGGAGCTATCACTGCATTTCCATTGCTGACAGCATGGCAGCCTTGATGGCAAACCATGTCCTGATTGAAAAAGAAACAGGTTATCCTAATGGCGTTTCCGTTCTAAACGGCACCGTCATTGGATATTGGCTATACGAAACGAAGGACGGCCGCTATGTCAGCCTTGGGGCACTCGAGTCAAAGTTCTGGCGCAATTTTTGCCAGGCTGTCGGACGGGAGGATTGGCTCTCGGCGCATTATTCCAGGCCGGAAAACACTAATCCTGTATACATCGAGCTTGTTGACCTGTTTAAAAGCAAGTCGCTCTCACAGTGGGCGGATTTCGGCATGAAGGTCGACTGCTGCCTTACACCTGTACTTGAGGCGGGAGAACTGGCTCACTATCCATATTGGAGAGAAAAGAATTTTGTATTGCCAGAAGGCCAGATTAAAATGCATGGAGATAGGCCATCGCAAACAGAAGCAGCGCCGCCAAAAAAAGGAGAACAGACTGATGAGATTTTGCAAGATTGGCTCAGTATAAAAAGCAGTAAATACTAG
- a CDS encoding long-chain fatty acid--CoA ligase, which yields MMNVPLTVGSLLERAEKFFPKKQVVSRTLSGIHRFTYKEIGERTRRLASALEKLGVEKGDRVGTFAWNHHRHLEVYFAAPGMGAVLHTINIRLSPEHVSYIINHAEDKVLLVDEDLVPLIERSKDQFRTVEAYIIMTDKDELPETTLEPVYSYETLLREGSPDFEFVKDLDENAPAGMCYTSATTGNPKGVVYSHRGIVLHSYAFGLADTAALSETDVVLPVVPMFHANAWGMPFAATWFGSTQVLPGPLFTPKLLAELIEQEKVTFTAGVPTIWLGLLNELENGSYDTSSLRSIVCGGSAAPRGMIKAFETKYKIPFLHAYGMTETTPLATVSRLKSYQVGLDEDEILDIRSKQGLLVPGLEMKVIGGNGEVKWDGEEMGELLLRGPWIADEYYKDERSADAFRDGWLYTGDVATVDEEGVIKLVDRTKDLIKSGGEWISSVDLENALMAHEAVFEASVVAVPHQQWQERPVACVVLKEQYRGKVDKQEILEFIAPQFAKWWLPDDVVFMEEIPKTSVGKFLKRALRDQLKDHLVQNS from the coding sequence ATGATGAATGTTCCATTAACAGTAGGATCGCTATTGGAAAGAGCAGAAAAATTTTTCCCGAAAAAGCAGGTGGTGTCACGAACACTATCAGGTATTCACCGGTTCACTTACAAGGAGATAGGCGAGAGGACCCGCAGGCTTGCCAGTGCGCTTGAAAAGCTGGGTGTGGAAAAGGGAGACAGGGTCGGCACATTCGCCTGGAATCATCATCGCCATCTTGAAGTCTACTTTGCTGCTCCGGGAATGGGGGCAGTTCTTCATACAATCAATATCCGCCTGTCGCCAGAACATGTCTCCTACATTATCAATCATGCAGAAGATAAAGTTTTGCTTGTCGATGAGGACCTGGTGCCGCTGATTGAGCGTAGCAAGGACCAATTTAGAACAGTAGAGGCATACATCATCATGACCGACAAGGATGAACTGCCGGAAACAACTTTGGAGCCAGTCTATTCCTATGAAACGCTTCTCCGCGAGGGCAGTCCGGATTTTGAATTCGTGAAGGATCTTGATGAGAATGCTCCGGCAGGGATGTGCTACACATCTGCAACCACTGGCAATCCAAAGGGGGTTGTATACTCCCATCGAGGCATAGTGCTCCACAGCTACGCTTTTGGGTTGGCAGATACTGCTGCGTTATCCGAAACAGATGTCGTCCTCCCGGTAGTGCCAATGTTCCATGCCAATGCCTGGGGCATGCCATTCGCTGCGACATGGTTCGGCTCGACCCAGGTGCTGCCTGGCCCGCTGTTCACACCTAAGCTGCTTGCTGAACTTATTGAACAGGAAAAGGTCACCTTCACCGCAGGAGTGCCGACGATTTGGCTAGGCCTGCTGAATGAGCTTGAAAATGGAAGCTATGATACCTCTTCACTTAGATCGATTGTCTGTGGCGGTTCCGCGGCACCGCGAGGCATGATCAAGGCGTTTGAAACAAAATATAAGATTCCATTCCTGCATGCATACGGCATGACAGAGACCACTCCGCTGGCAACAGTATCACGTCTGAAGAGCTATCAGGTCGGCTTGGACGAAGATGAAATTTTAGATATCCGCTCAAAGCAAGGACTCCTTGTACCTGGGCTTGAAATGAAAGTCATCGGCGGAAATGGCGAAGTGAAGTGGGATGGAGAGGAAATGGGAGAACTATTGCTGCGCGGACCATGGATTGCCGATGAATATTATAAGGATGAGCGTTCGGCAGATGCATTCCGCGATGGCTGGCTATACACCGGGGATGTAGCCACTGTTGATGAAGAGGGTGTCATCAAGCTGGTCGACCGCACAAAGGATCTGATCAAGAGCGGCGGCGAATGGATTTCATCGGTCGACCTTGAGAATGCCTTGATGGCTCACGAGGCTGTATTCGAGGCGAGTGTTGTCGCAGTTCCTCATCAGCAATGGCAGGAACGACCGGTTGCCTGCGTTGTACTGAAGGAACAATATAGAGGCAAGGTCGATAAGCAGGAAATTCTCGAATTCATCGCCCCGCAGTTCGCCAAGTGGTGGCTGCCAGATGATGTTGTATTCATGGAGGAGATCCCTAAGACATCAGTAGGGAAGTTCCTCAAACGCGCACTAAGGGACCAGTTAAAGGATCATCTCGTGCAGAATTCTTGA
- a CDS encoding ABC transporter ATP-binding protein, which translates to MLVELAVELVQPLLMAKIIDEGIVARDLDTVIKLGAIMLGISFLAFASGITNSFIAAHAGQSFGYDLREKLFAKVQAFSFTNFSNFPSSSLITRITNDVTQLQNTFFMSLRIALRAPLLVIGGIIMAMLVNVKLSLAFVIIIPPLLIFLIWIMTKAAGLFKSVQKRLDKVNGVMRENLVGMRLIKAFARGGYEGTRFENANNNLKDKTIFALRVTEVTIPVLLLFMNLSVIAVLWFGKIQVQTGNVSVGEVVAIVNYAARITNAFSMFSWIIMVLSRARASAERVTDVLNEEIDLEDTIESSKEYGISKGKIEFDKVSFQFPNTNIPILQNLSFSIEPGETVAVLGATGAGKTSMFQLIPRLYDVTSGEIRIDGRRIKDFKLKSLREGIGYVPQEALLFTGSIKENLAWGKKNATDEEMVKAASDAQIHETIEKLPDRYNTLLGQKGVNLSGGQKQRLSIARALIKNPRILLLDDSTSALDLKTEAKLLDSITKYHCTTVIITQKISTAKEADKILLLEDGTLIGYGDHEYLLDHSALYQAIYESQFGEVKAGC; encoded by the coding sequence ATGCTCGTCGAACTGGCGGTTGAACTTGTGCAGCCGCTGCTGATGGCTAAGATCATCGATGAGGGAATTGTCGCCAGGGACCTGGATACTGTCATCAAATTAGGTGCAATCATGCTCGGGATTTCATTCCTTGCTTTTGCATCCGGTATCACAAATTCGTTTATAGCTGCCCATGCAGGCCAAAGCTTTGGCTATGATTTGCGGGAAAAGCTGTTTGCCAAGGTCCAGGCTTTTTCTTTCACTAACTTCAGTAACTTTCCATCATCATCATTGATCACAAGGATTACCAATGATGTGACACAGCTGCAAAATACATTCTTTATGAGCTTGAGGATTGCATTGCGCGCTCCTCTGTTAGTCATCGGCGGAATCATTATGGCCATGCTCGTCAATGTGAAACTGTCTCTTGCATTTGTCATCATTATCCCGCCTCTGTTGATATTCCTGATATGGATCATGACCAAGGCTGCAGGATTATTCAAAAGTGTCCAAAAGCGTTTGGACAAAGTAAATGGTGTCATGAGGGAAAACCTTGTGGGGATGAGGCTGATCAAGGCATTTGCCAGAGGTGGTTACGAAGGTACAAGATTCGAAAATGCGAACAATAACCTTAAGGATAAAACCATATTTGCTCTAAGGGTTACTGAGGTAACGATTCCTGTCCTGCTGCTTTTCATGAACCTGAGTGTCATTGCTGTCCTTTGGTTCGGAAAAATACAAGTCCAGACTGGTAACGTTTCTGTCGGTGAAGTGGTTGCAATTGTCAATTATGCAGCCAGGATCACCAATGCTTTTTCAATGTTTTCATGGATTATCATGGTCCTTTCCCGTGCCAGAGCATCTGCTGAGCGTGTGACAGATGTGCTGAATGAGGAAATAGACCTGGAAGATACAATCGAAAGCAGTAAGGAGTACGGGATTTCTAAAGGGAAAATCGAGTTTGACAAGGTTTCATTCCAGTTTCCAAACACCAATATCCCAATCCTTCAAAATCTATCCTTTTCGATTGAGCCAGGTGAAACAGTGGCTGTACTAGGGGCTACTGGTGCCGGGAAGACATCGATGTTCCAGCTTATACCCCGGTTATATGATGTAACGAGCGGGGAAATCCGAATAGACGGCCGGAGAATCAAGGACTTTAAACTTAAAAGTCTGAGAGAGGGGATTGGCTACGTTCCCCAGGAGGCTTTGCTGTTCACTGGTTCTATCAAAGAAAATCTTGCATGGGGCAAAAAGAATGCCACCGATGAGGAAATGGTCAAGGCTGCGTCTGATGCCCAGATCCATGAAACGATTGAAAAACTTCCTGATCGATATAATACACTTCTGGGACAAAAAGGTGTCAATCTTTCGGGCGGACAAAAACAGCGACTATCCATTGCGCGGGCACTGATTAAAAATCCAAGAATCCTTCTGCTTGATGACAGCACGAGTGCGCTTGATTTAAAAACAGAAGCAAAGCTTTTGGATTCGATCACCAAATACCATTGCACAACAGTCATCATTACCCAAAAGATAAGCACCGCTAAGGAAGCGGATAAGATCCTGCTGCTAGAAGATGGCACCTTAATTGGATATGGAGACCATGAGTACCTCCTTGACCATTCTGCCCTTTATCAGGCTATTTACGAATCCCAATTTGGGGAGGTGAAGGCAGGATGTTAA
- a CDS encoding ATP-binding protein — MLVEKLLLNVLIILLPIFIHSVLFDNKRVGKSPYLCGILQSGAVFLSLAFSYEEGGLFWDLRYVPMVLAFLYGGPIAGSMVLVTYLATRTIMGGDLLLGYASGLLAALIPYLFMKKFWTFDAKKRIRTVVLVGLWPSFSMLMILVANIFINDAIAEDTNQIMMNVAIFGAIQVFAVWVAAIMNESLIEKDLMRKEILRAEKLNTLGELAASIAHEIRNPLTVVKGFLQMMHKQEKGDNYYYLSLVLTELGRAESIINDYLNFAKPQFEKLEDAELAEIIAEVTLLIEAFAAKEGVQVNVQLEWGVYVKTDRNQLKQALVNIIKNAIEASDDGGEVIISQASSGNESHVVVSDKGKGMDSAQIARLGTLFYTTKDKGTGLGTSVSIKIIEAMGGAISFKSEKGVGTEVTIILPTYKQEPSDNTEQDRMNNAI; from the coding sequence ATGCTTGTTGAGAAACTTCTTCTAAACGTCCTTATTATTCTGCTGCCAATCTTCATTCACAGTGTCCTTTTTGATAATAAAAGGGTTGGGAAATCCCCTTACTTGTGCGGGATACTTCAAAGTGGTGCTGTGTTTCTTTCCCTTGCTTTTTCGTATGAGGAAGGCGGCTTATTCTGGGATCTTCGTTATGTCCCCATGGTGCTGGCCTTTTTATATGGCGGCCCGATTGCAGGTTCAATGGTTTTGGTAACCTACCTCGCAACAAGGACAATAATGGGCGGTGACCTTCTGCTCGGATATGCGAGCGGTTTATTGGCAGCACTTATTCCATACTTATTCATGAAAAAGTTTTGGACCTTCGATGCAAAGAAGAGAATTAGAACAGTGGTCCTTGTTGGTTTATGGCCTTCGTTCTCCATGCTGATGATTCTGGTGGCCAATATTTTCATTAATGATGCAATAGCGGAAGACACGAATCAGATTATGATGAATGTAGCCATTTTTGGGGCAATACAGGTTTTTGCGGTATGGGTTGCGGCAATTATGAATGAGTCCTTGATCGAGAAGGATTTAATGAGAAAAGAAATCCTGCGCGCCGAAAAACTGAATACACTGGGTGAACTAGCTGCGTCAATTGCACACGAAATCCGTAATCCGTTAACGGTGGTAAAAGGGTTTTTACAAATGATGCACAAGCAAGAAAAAGGGGATAATTATTATTATTTAAGCCTCGTTTTGACTGAACTTGGCAGGGCGGAATCGATCATTAATGATTATCTGAATTTCGCCAAGCCACAATTTGAGAAACTTGAAGATGCCGAACTGGCAGAAATCATTGCTGAAGTCACATTGCTTATAGAGGCATTTGCTGCAAAGGAAGGGGTTCAGGTGAATGTCCAGCTCGAATGGGGAGTATATGTAAAAACAGACAGGAACCAGTTAAAACAAGCACTGGTGAATATTATAAAGAACGCGATCGAGGCAAGTGATGACGGCGGGGAAGTAATCATCAGCCAGGCTTCATCCGGAAATGAATCCCATGTAGTGGTTTCGGATAAGGGAAAAGGAATGGATAGTGCGCAAATCGCCAGACTTGGTACATTATTTTATACTACTAAAGATAAAGGTACGGGTCTCGGAACCTCTGTTTCGATAAAAATAATTGAAGCTATGGGCGGGGCGATATCATTCAAGAGTGAAAAAGGAGTTGGGACAGAGGTCACCATTATCCTGCCGACCTACAAACAGGAACCATCTGATAACACTGAACAGGACAGGATGAATAACGCAATTTAA
- a CDS encoding alpha/beta-type small acid-soluble spore protein, with translation MARRNKILVPEARKALDDLKAQVAGTMKSEDAKYETAREIGVPLNKGYNGNLSTREAGRVGGRLGGNMVRELVKMAQENLRKK, from the coding sequence ATGGCAAGAAGGAATAAAATACTTGTACCTGAAGCTAGAAAGGCATTGGATGACTTGAAAGCTCAAGTAGCCGGAACAATGAAATCAGAGGATGCCAAATACGAGACCGCCAGGGAGATTGGGGTTCCCTTGAACAAGGGGTATAACGGAAATCTTTCAACCCGTGAAGCTGGCCGGGTCGGTGGCAGACTGGGAGGAAATATGGTTCGTGAGCTCGTTAAAATGGCACAGGAAAATCTGCGTAAGAAGTAA
- a CDS encoding YfhD family protein: MGRAHGHKTRDRNKASLPQVPKNMKSDGLDVEFDRDLADHEDLEAMARSKAADERAKKQPK; the protein is encoded by the coding sequence ATGGGTCGTGCTCATGGACATAAAACACGTGACCGCAACAAAGCTTCTCTTCCTCAGGTTCCTAAAAATATGAAATCTGATGGACTTGACGTAGAATTTGACCGAGACCTTGCCGATCATGAGGACCTTGAGGCAATGGCTCGATCCAAGGCTGCCGATGAACGCGCAAAAAAACAACCAAAATAA
- a CDS encoding YfhE family protein, translated as MDKKKRDKTKSTLSSMQEVTYSHEFKKADRDGGYTNGKR; from the coding sequence ATGGATAAGAAAAAACGAGACAAGACTAAAAGCACTTTATCAAGCATGCAGGAAGTTACATACAGCCATGAATTCAAGAAAGCCGACAGAGATGGCGGCTATACAAATGGAAAGAGATAA